A window of the Lactuca sativa cultivar Salinas chromosome 5, Lsat_Salinas_v11, whole genome shotgun sequence genome harbors these coding sequences:
- the LOC111887578 gene encoding nascent polypeptide-associated complex subunit beta — MNVEKLQKMAGAVRTGGKGSVRRKKKAVHKTTTTDDKRLQSTLKRIGVNAIPAIEEVNIFKDETVIQFLNPKVQASIAANTWVVSGSPQTKKLQDILPGILNQLGPDNLDNLRKLAEQFQKQTPGGGEGTAAATTQDDDDEVPELVAGETFEAAAEEEQKS; from the exons ATGAATGTTGAAAAGCTACAGAAGATGGCTGGTGCAGTTCGCACTGGTGGGAAGGGTAGTGTTAGAAG AAAGAAGAAGGCTGTGCATAAAACGACTACAACAGATGACAAAAGGCTACAAAGCACTTTGAAAAGAATAGGAGTAAATGCAATACCAGCAATTGAGGAAGTTAACATTTTTAAGGATGAGACAGTTATTCAGTTCTTGAACCCTAAAG TTCAAGCCTCAATTGCTGCCAACACTTGGGTTGTTAGTGGTTCTCCACAAACAAAGA AATTGCAAGATATTCTACCTGGCATTCTCAACCAATTAG GACCTGATAATTTGGATAATTTGAGAAAATTAGCAGAGCAGTTTCAGAAGCAGACACCAGGGGGTGGAGAAGGCACTGCTGCTGCAACAacacaagatgatgatgatgaagttcCAGAGCTTGTTGCAGGAGAGACTTTTGAAGCTGCAGCTGAGGAAGAACAAAAATCATAG